One Lactobacillus sp. ESL0785 DNA window includes the following coding sequences:
- the deoC gene encoding deoxyribose-phosphate aldolase: MKYTIDDFARLIDHTNLHPYATQEDMKKLCDEAKKYHFKMVAINQVQSKYCAKQLAGTDIDTGAAISFPLGQTTVASKVFDTKNAIENGANEIDYVVNLTKVRDHDWDYIEDEMKQIVTTCHEKNIPCKVIFETCFLTKDEIKQLALIAKKVEPDFVKTSTGFGTAGAKVEDVKLMKENVGPNVKVKAAGGIRNTDDFLAMIAAGAKRIGTSSGVKIIETLKKRFEDDNITSLDI; this comes from the coding sequence ATGAAATATACAATTGATGATTTTGCCCGCTTAATTGACCATACGAATTTACATCCGTATGCAACTCAAGAAGATATGAAAAAACTTTGTGATGAAGCAAAAAAGTATCATTTTAAAATGGTGGCAATTAATCAAGTTCAATCAAAATATTGCGCTAAACAACTTGCAGGAACAGATATTGATACTGGAGCAGCAATTAGTTTCCCTTTGGGACAAACAACTGTAGCTTCAAAGGTTTTTGATACTAAAAATGCAATCGAAAATGGTGCCAATGAAATTGATTATGTAGTAAATTTAACCAAAGTACGTGACCATGATTGGGACTACATTGAAGACGAAATGAAGCAAATTGTTACCACATGTCATGAAAAGAATATTCCGTGTAAAGTAATCTTTGAAACCTGTTTTCTTACTAAAGATGAAATTAAGCAATTAGCCTTAATTGCCAAAAAAGTTGAACCTGACTTTGTAAAAACTTCAACTGGTTTTGGGACTGCTGGTGCTAAAGTTGAGGATGTCAAGTTAATGAAGGAAAATGTTGGCCCTAACGTCAAAGTTAAGGCAGCTGGCGGTATTCGTAACACCGATGACTTTTTAGCAATGATTGCCGCAGGTGCAAAGCGAATCGGGACTAGTTCCGGAGTAAAAATTATTGAGACTTTGAAGAAACGCTTTGAAGATGACAATATTACTTCTCTAGATATTTAA
- a CDS encoding GntR family transcriptional regulator, with protein MTKAGQPKYKLIEDDLLKKIQTGVYKQNTLIPREVELAENYHVSRPTVRQAISKLVNKGYLERRRKRGTIVRQAKIEQEFTHVIESYSAEMNIKGIYPKTNLLYFQVQQANSEVSENLKIPLNAPVFKLTRLRYADQKPIVLVTTYVPQERVPELINYDFVKDSLYSTLEKYKLKVTHVIRKLEVLEADETTANLLNIPNNKPIFYFHTQGLTSDEKPIEYSIAKYRGDLNSFIIDVRR; from the coding sequence GTGACAAAAGCAGGACAACCCAAATATAAATTAATTGAAGATGATTTACTAAAGAAAATACAAACTGGTGTCTATAAACAAAACACACTGATTCCGCGAGAGGTAGAACTTGCAGAAAACTATCATGTCAGCCGACCAACCGTGCGTCAAGCAATTTCTAAGCTAGTCAACAAAGGCTATTTAGAACGCCGCCGCAAGCGTGGAACGATAGTTAGGCAAGCAAAAATCGAACAGGAATTTACTCACGTAATTGAAAGTTACAGCGCAGAAATGAATATAAAAGGTATTTATCCTAAGACAAACCTGCTATACTTTCAAGTCCAACAAGCTAACTCTGAAGTAAGTGAGAACTTAAAAATTCCGTTGAATGCACCAGTTTTTAAACTTACACGATTACGTTATGCTGACCAAAAGCCAATTGTTTTAGTTACTACCTACGTTCCCCAGGAAAGAGTGCCTGAGTTAATTAACTACGATTTCGTTAAGGATTCTCTTTACAGCACTTTGGAAAAGTATAAATTAAAAGTTACGCATGTTATCAGGAAGTTGGAAGTTCTAGAAGCTGATGAAACTACGGCCAATCTACTTAATATTCCAAATAACAAGCCAATCTTTTACTTTCACACCCAAGGACTTACCAGTGATGAAAAGCCAATTGAATATTCAATTGCTAAGTATCGTGGTGACCTTAACTCATTCATAATCGATGTGCGTAGATAA
- a CDS encoding HAD-IC family P-type ATPase gives MSEKITGLSQAEADKLLKEKGLNEVPEPQFNFFKEFLSKLWNLSAWILEAALLLECILGKWIQSLFVLLMLLFAAWNGASKKKQSRRVLNNISHKLTPTVAVERDGKWQNIDSKYLVPGDLINMQPGDVIAADVKLVDGQIATDESSITGEAKTVHKQVADSAFAGTTVVEGSGLAIVTATGSDSRSGKTINLINNSAAPGHLQQLLTKIIYYLCLLDGILTLVIVIASFFKGGDIQNLINMLPFLAMMFIASIPVAMPSTFALSNSFEATRLSKEGVLTSDLTGIQDAANLNLILLDKTGTITENKTAVAQWTNFSPLDNNTVLELATAATDKRNKKIIDTAIDDYVAGLGLTVKTATDFTPFTSATGYSMANIEGYNVKLGSFKQLSLIDQTASSTAKKIDFGAGRSCALLINDQLAGVFILQDQVRSDSKAALAELKKRGVRPIMLTGDNQKTAIAVAQQVDLSGDVISIHDFNENTDITHLAGIADVLPEDKLRMVKFFQKKGYIVGMTGDGVNDSPALKQAEVGIAVSNAADVAKRSGKMVLLNDGLSSIVKILDAGHRVYQRMTTWSLTKLARTAELTMLLTFGYLFFNYIPMALNAMVIYTIMNNMVTMMIGTDRTHITYKPENWNMAKLAKIAFSLAFGWTAIGIIAVGFLNTHGFSHGTVSTMVYVYLVLSAMFIILITRTKRFFWQDYPSKAVGLTQLGDIVLTIILAVFGLAMTKISWTNLLLTFAIALVAAIVIDLVYQPIMKNK, from the coding sequence ATGTCTGAAAAAATTACCGGCTTAAGTCAAGCCGAAGCAGATAAACTTCTTAAAGAAAAGGGCTTAAATGAAGTTCCTGAACCACAATTTAATTTCTTTAAAGAATTTTTATCTAAATTATGGAATTTATCCGCTTGGATTCTAGAAGCTGCCCTTCTTCTAGAATGTATCTTAGGTAAATGGATTCAATCATTATTCGTGTTACTAATGTTACTCTTTGCTGCCTGGAATGGGGCATCAAAGAAAAAGCAATCACGACGCGTTTTAAATAATATTTCCCACAAATTAACACCGACAGTTGCTGTTGAACGTGACGGCAAGTGGCAGAACATTGATTCAAAATATTTAGTTCCTGGTGACTTGATTAACATGCAACCAGGCGATGTCATAGCGGCGGATGTTAAATTAGTTGACGGTCAGATTGCAACTGATGAAAGTTCAATCACTGGTGAAGCCAAAACTGTTCATAAGCAAGTTGCTGATTCAGCTTTTGCTGGAACAACAGTTGTTGAAGGTTCTGGCTTAGCTATAGTTACAGCGACTGGTTCAGATTCACGTTCAGGCAAAACCATTAACTTAATCAACAATTCAGCTGCTCCCGGACATTTACAACAATTATTAACTAAAATCATCTATTACCTTTGTCTACTTGATGGTATTCTAACTTTAGTAATCGTCATTGCTTCCTTCTTTAAGGGCGGTGACATTCAAAATTTAATTAATATGCTACCATTTTTGGCAATGATGTTTATCGCATCAATTCCAGTTGCTATGCCCTCAACTTTTGCTCTTTCTAACTCATTTGAAGCAACTAGACTAAGTAAAGAAGGCGTTTTAACTTCAGACTTAACTGGAATTCAAGATGCAGCCAACTTGAACCTGATTTTACTGGACAAAACTGGAACTATTACAGAAAACAAAACAGCTGTTGCCCAATGGACTAATTTCAGTCCACTCGACAATAACACGGTTTTAGAACTAGCAACTGCAGCTACTGACAAGCGTAACAAAAAAATCATTGACACAGCTATTGACGATTATGTTGCTGGCTTAGGCTTAACTGTTAAAACTGCCACTGACTTTACCCCGTTCACTTCTGCTACGGGCTACTCAATGGCTAATATTGAGGGTTACAACGTTAAATTGGGTTCCTTTAAGCAACTATCCCTAATCGATCAAACTGCTAGCAGTACGGCTAAAAAGATTGATTTTGGTGCTGGTCGTTCCTGTGCTTTGTTAATTAACGATCAATTGGCTGGCGTCTTCATCTTACAAGATCAAGTTCGGTCAGATTCTAAAGCTGCATTGGCCGAATTGAAAAAACGCGGCGTGCGCCCAATTATGTTGACTGGTGATAATCAAAAAACAGCGATCGCAGTTGCTCAACAAGTCGACTTATCCGGTGATGTTATCTCAATTCATGATTTCAATGAAAATACTGATATTACTCACCTAGCTGGCATTGCTGACGTTCTACCAGAAGATAAATTACGAATGGTTAAATTTTTCCAAAAGAAAGGCTATATTGTCGGTATGACTGGTGATGGGGTTAATGATTCACCGGCACTAAAACAAGCTGAAGTTGGTATTGCCGTTTCAAACGCCGCCGATGTTGCTAAGCGTTCTGGTAAAATGGTACTTTTAAATGATGGGTTAAGCTCGATTGTTAAAATTTTAGATGCTGGTCACCGTGTTTACCAACGAATGACCACTTGGTCATTAACCAAATTAGCACGAACAGCTGAATTAACGATGTTGCTAACTTTTGGTTATCTTTTCTTCAACTATATTCCAATGGCGCTTAACGCAATGGTCATCTACACAATCATGAATAACATGGTGACCATGATGATTGGTACTGACCGCACTCATATCACTTATAAGCCAGAAAACTGGAACATGGCTAAATTAGCTAAGATTGCCTTCTCATTAGCTTTTGGCTGGACAGCAATTGGTATTATTGCAGTTGGTTTCCTCAATACTCATGGCTTTAGCCATGGTACAGTTTCAACAATGGTTTACGTCTATCTCGTATTGAGTGCAATGTTCATTATCTTGATTACGCGGACTAAACGCTTTTTCTGGCAGGATTACCCTTCCAAAGCAGTTGGTTTAACCCAATTAGGCGATATTGTTTTAACAATCATTTTGGCAGTCTTTGGGTTAGCAATGACTAAAATCAGTTGGACTAACTTATTGCTGACATTTGCAATTGCTCTAGTAGCAGCAATTGTAATCGACCTTGTTTATCAACCGATTATGAAAAATAAATAA
- a CDS encoding GNAT family N-acetyltransferase: MQLRKATMVDFDQIMDILKDGANQLAESGVNQWQGDYPSPDQIKEDIKNGWAYLAVSDDRETVGAISIVPAPDHAYDQLNGAWLTQTDKYLVIHRVAIHSKHAGNGYATKLLQAVITEIKDNHPEIDSLRIDTHEDNKAMQHLINKMGFKQVGTLHGVYRADETSYVYELVR, from the coding sequence TTGCAATTAAGAAAAGCAACAATGGTCGATTTTGACCAAATTATGGATATTTTAAAAGATGGGGCAAACCAATTGGCAGAAAGTGGTGTCAATCAGTGGCAAGGAGATTATCCATCACCAGATCAAATTAAGGAAGATATTAAAAATGGTTGGGCGTATTTAGCTGTTTCCGACGATCGAGAAACAGTTGGGGCAATTTCGATTGTTCCCGCACCTGATCATGCGTATGATCAATTAAATGGTGCATGGCTGACACAAACGGATAAGTATCTTGTTATTCATCGTGTTGCCATTCATTCTAAGCATGCAGGTAATGGTTATGCAACTAAGCTCTTACAAGCTGTAATTACTGAAATTAAGGATAATCATCCTGAAATTGACTCGCTTCGTATTGATACGCATGAAGATAATAAGGCAATGCAGCACTTGATAAATAAAATGGGTTTTAAACAAGTAGGAACTTTACATGGCGTCTATCGTGCAGATGAAACTTCGTATGTTTATGAATTGGTTAGATAA
- a CDS encoding adenine phosphoribosyltransferase, whose product MANIFEERIASVKDFPNKGIVFRDITPILQDGKLFQAATHKLAEYAKSRKADVIVGPEARGFIVGCPVATELGLGFVPARKPHKLPRDVERASYDLEYGSNSLEMHKDAIKPGQRVVICDDLLATAGTLRACKQLIEKLGGVLVGAAFYIELPDLKGHEKLPNLDIYSLVQFHGA is encoded by the coding sequence ATGGCAAACATTTTTGAAGAGCGAATTGCAAGTGTTAAGGATTTTCCGAATAAGGGAATTGTTTTTCGTGATATTACCCCTATTTTGCAGGACGGTAAATTATTTCAGGCAGCTACACATAAGCTGGCAGAGTATGCTAAGAGTAGAAAAGCTGATGTGATTGTTGGTCCAGAAGCTCGTGGATTCATTGTTGGATGTCCTGTTGCAACTGAATTAGGTTTGGGCTTTGTTCCTGCGCGGAAGCCCCATAAGCTGCCAAGAGATGTTGAACGTGCTTCATATGATTTGGAATATGGCTCAAATAGTCTGGAAATGCATAAAGATGCAATTAAACCTGGACAAAGAGTAGTTATCTGTGATGATTTATTAGCTACTGCCGGAACTTTACGTGCATGCAAGCAATTAATTGAAAAGTTGGGCGGTGTGCTAGTTGGTGCTGCTTTTTATATTGAATTACCAGATTTAAAAGGACATGAAAAGTTGCCTAACTTAGATATCTATTCACTTGTACAATTTCATGGTGCTTAA
- the recJ gene encoding single-stranded-DNA-specific exonuclease RecJ, producing MEWKQRSAKELAPELIEKYQLSPMTAKLFSLRGINTDEELNFWFNATEADLADPNLMHDLTKAVQRINQAIDNGEKITIYGDYDADGITATTIMMENLEILGADVHYFIPDRFRDGYGPNLAAYQKIVADGTKLIITVDNGVTGVQEVAYAKSQGVDTIITDHHTFQEEVPAAYAIVHCNYPGQKYPFDDYCGAGVAYTICRELMQDPMSELLELAMIGTIGDMVKVSGEGHVIVKRGLAMLNQTQRPGLRALIKNAGLKLGSIDETDVGFNIAPRLNAVGRLADASLAVELLLCDEEEQARELAAQVEELNDKRKELTTTVYQDCLMQVQNNGWQTKNTLVIYNPDFHEGVLGLVANKVVEKYHKPTIVLTKNDQGEIKGSGRSTQGFNLFNALNPLKKDLLTKFGGHDFACGLSMTEDKIAALRDAFEASFEGTSSLATKYYDLELPLAGLTTDTVAEISQVGPFGTDNVQPIFSITHAAINNFIFMGKDKTHIRFQAVKNGGKLDVVGFNKEFLTRNLLPFIDQIFIQLGLNTYRKQTKLQGIITGFVFKAPQLAVPTPVVDLRQEKYIMGFADKYLLFDDKNRSIAENSLGIEPAKISLVTDYQEAGETAVLLDAPHSQQELDAALTNDYQQLYLRFLLDQLPVETLPAKADFARVLKYVYRHPELAVADYRQVAPFLGLDYNSVLFILRVFFELDFVKMEQGKIVGVRKPVKQPLTSSRYFCASVSQIKFVHELRQMPTTQLLMYVNSQLKRH from the coding sequence ATTGAGTGGAAACAACGTTCTGCTAAGGAATTAGCTCCTGAGTTAATTGAAAAATACCAACTTAGCCCAATGACGGCTAAGTTGTTTTCTTTGCGAGGAATAAATACTGATGAAGAATTAAATTTTTGGTTTAATGCGACAGAAGCAGATTTAGCTGATCCTAATTTAATGCATGATTTGACTAAAGCTGTTCAGCGGATTAATCAAGCGATTGATAATGGTGAAAAAATAACCATTTATGGTGATTATGACGCAGATGGTATTACAGCTACAACAATTATGATGGAAAATTTGGAAATTTTAGGTGCTGATGTGCATTATTTTATTCCAGATCGTTTTCGTGATGGCTATGGTCCAAATTTAGCAGCTTACCAAAAGATAGTTGCAGATGGTACTAAACTAATTATTACTGTTGATAATGGAGTAACCGGTGTTCAAGAGGTTGCTTATGCCAAAAGTCAGGGCGTTGATACAATCATTACGGACCACCACACTTTTCAAGAAGAAGTTCCTGCTGCTTACGCCATTGTTCATTGTAATTATCCGGGACAAAAATATCCGTTTGATGATTATTGTGGTGCTGGTGTTGCCTACACAATTTGCCGAGAATTAATGCAGGATCCTATGTCTGAATTGCTTGAATTAGCAATGATTGGAACAATTGGTGATATGGTTAAAGTTTCGGGCGAAGGCCACGTTATTGTTAAACGCGGACTGGCAATGCTTAATCAAACGCAACGGCCTGGGTTGCGTGCTTTAATTAAAAATGCTGGTTTAAAGTTAGGTTCAATTGATGAAACCGATGTTGGCTTTAATATTGCACCGCGATTAAATGCAGTTGGTCGACTAGCTGATGCTAGTTTAGCTGTTGAGCTGCTTTTGTGTGATGAGGAAGAGCAGGCACGAGAATTGGCTGCTCAGGTTGAGGAACTTAACGATAAGCGTAAAGAGTTAACGACTACGGTTTATCAAGATTGTCTAATGCAGGTGCAAAACAATGGTTGGCAGACTAAGAATACTTTAGTCATTTATAATCCTGATTTTCATGAAGGTGTCCTTGGTCTAGTAGCAAATAAAGTAGTAGAAAAATATCATAAGCCGACAATTGTCTTAACTAAAAATGATCAAGGCGAAATTAAGGGCTCAGGTAGATCTACTCAGGGATTTAACTTGTTTAATGCCTTAAATCCCCTAAAAAAAGATTTACTAACAAAGTTTGGTGGGCATGATTTTGCGTGTGGGCTGTCAATGACTGAAGATAAAATTGCTGCTTTGCGGGATGCTTTTGAAGCGAGCTTTGAAGGGACATCTAGTTTGGCAACTAAATATTATGACTTAGAATTACCACTAGCTGGATTAACGACTGATACAGTAGCAGAAATTAGCCAAGTTGGTCCTTTTGGTACTGACAATGTACAACCAATTTTTAGTATTACCCATGCAGCAATTAATAATTTTATTTTTATGGGTAAAGACAAGACTCATATTCGTTTTCAAGCTGTCAAAAATGGTGGTAAATTAGATGTTGTTGGGTTTAATAAAGAATTTTTGACGCGTAATTTATTACCATTTATTGATCAAATTTTTATTCAACTGGGGCTTAACACTTATCGTAAGCAGACTAAATTACAGGGCATTATTACGGGTTTTGTTTTTAAAGCACCGCAATTAGCTGTCCCGACACCAGTTGTGGATTTACGTCAAGAAAAATATATTATGGGTTTTGCTGACAAGTATTTATTGTTTGATGATAAAAATCGCTCAATTGCTGAAAATAGTTTAGGTATTGAACCGGCTAAAATTTCTTTGGTAACTGATTATCAGGAAGCTGGAGAGACAGCCGTGCTGCTTGATGCCCCACATAGTCAGCAGGAGCTAGATGCAGCTTTGACTAATGATTATCAGCAACTTTATTTACGTTTTTTATTAGATCAGTTGCCTGTAGAAACTTTACCAGCCAAAGCTGATTTTGCTCGGGTTTTAAAATATGTTTATCGGCATCCAGAACTTGCAGTAGCTGATTACCGGCAAGTTGCACCTTTTCTAGGTTTAGACTACAATAGTGTCTTATTTATTTTACGCGTCTTCTTTGAATTAGATTTTGTGAAAATGGAGCAGGGTAAGATTGTTGGGGTGCGAAAACCAGTGAAGCAGCCATTAACTTCGTCACGCTATTTTTGTGCTTCTGTATCGCAAATTAAATTTGTGCATGAGTTAAGGCAGATGCCGACCACGCAGTTATTAATGTATGTCAACAGTCAGCTAAAGCGGCATTAA
- the lepA gene encoding translation elongation factor 4, with amino-acid sequence MDIKKLQDYQKHIRNFSIVAHIDHGKSTIADRILELTDTVSERQLKNQMLDDMPLERQRGITIKMNSVEIKYHAQDGQDYIFHLIDTPGHVDFSYEVSRSLAACEGALLVVDASQGVQAQTLANTYLAIDDDLEILPVINKIDLPSANPEQAKEEIEEMLGLDASDAAEVSGKTGQGISNMLERIVQDIPAPDGDLTAPLKALIFDSKYDDYRGVVLSVRIEEGIVKPGDQIEIMNTGKKYEVTEVGVTSPQPIKKDVLIAGDVGYLTANIKSVRETRVGDTITFAENPTAEPMPGYRQIPPMVYSGMYPVDNAKYDDLKEALQKLQLNDAALEFEPETSTALGFGFRCGFLGLLHMDVVQERLEQEFDLDLIMTAPSVDYHALMNDGTTKVIDNPSDLPSAGEYKEVQEPYVKAEVMVPNDFVGPVMELCQRKRGEFVTMDYLDKYRVNVIYDMPLAEIIYDFFDDLKSSTKGYASLDYEITGYRATDLVKIDILLNKQAIDALSFIAHRDEAQKRARQMTSMLKKLIPRQNFEVDIQGAIGAKIISRATVKPYRKDVTWKIHTGDPDRRAKLLEKQKRGKKRMKAVGRVEVPQDAFMAVLKMNDDDLNAK; translated from the coding sequence ATGGATATTAAAAAATTACAAGATTATCAAAAACATATTCGCAATTTTTCAATTGTTGCGCATATTGATCATGGTAAATCAACCATTGCTGATCGGATTTTGGAATTAACTGATACGGTTTCAGAGCGACAATTGAAGAACCAAATGCTTGATGACATGCCACTTGAGCGACAACGCGGAATTACAATTAAGATGAACTCGGTCGAAATTAAGTATCACGCACAAGATGGGCAAGATTATATTTTTCACTTAATTGATACACCGGGACACGTAGATTTTTCTTATGAAGTTTCACGGTCATTAGCAGCTTGTGAAGGGGCTCTCTTAGTAGTTGATGCTTCACAGGGTGTACAGGCACAAACACTAGCTAATACTTACCTAGCAATTGATGATGATTTGGAAATTCTACCAGTAATTAATAAAATCGACTTGCCTTCAGCTAATCCCGAACAGGCCAAAGAAGAAATTGAAGAGATGCTGGGACTTGATGCTTCAGATGCCGCTGAAGTTTCTGGAAAAACTGGTCAAGGAATTTCTAATATGCTTGAAAGAATTGTCCAAGATATACCCGCACCAGATGGTGATTTAACAGCACCACTGAAAGCATTAATTTTTGATTCAAAATATGATGATTATCGTGGCGTGGTCCTTTCTGTCAGAATTGAAGAAGGGATTGTTAAGCCGGGTGATCAAATTGAAATTATGAATACTGGCAAAAAGTATGAAGTAACTGAAGTTGGGGTTACAAGTCCGCAGCCAATTAAAAAAGACGTTCTGATTGCCGGAGATGTTGGTTATCTAACAGCTAATATTAAGTCTGTGCGGGAGACACGTGTGGGTGATACGATTACCTTTGCAGAAAATCCGACAGCTGAACCGATGCCTGGTTACCGGCAGATTCCACCAATGGTCTATTCTGGGATGTACCCAGTTGACAATGCCAAGTATGACGATTTAAAAGAAGCCTTGCAAAAATTGCAGTTAAATGATGCTGCTTTAGAATTTGAACCGGAAACGTCTACTGCCTTGGGCTTTGGCTTTCGGTGTGGTTTTTTAGGCCTTTTGCATATGGATGTTGTGCAGGAACGGTTAGAGCAGGAATTTGATCTTGATTTAATTATGACAGCACCATCGGTAGATTATCATGCGCTTATGAATGATGGAACAACAAAGGTAATCGATAATCCATCGGATTTACCGTCTGCTGGTGAGTATAAGGAAGTGCAGGAGCCTTATGTCAAAGCTGAGGTTATGGTTCCTAACGACTTTGTAGGTCCAGTGATGGAATTATGTCAGCGTAAACGCGGCGAGTTTGTCACAATGGATTATTTAGATAAGTATCGCGTCAATGTGATTTATGATATGCCGTTAGCTGAAATCATCTATGACTTTTTCGATGATTTAAAATCATCAACTAAGGGTTACGCTTCGCTTGATTATGAAATTACGGGCTATCGTGCCACTGATTTAGTCAAGATTGATATTTTACTTAATAAACAGGCAATTGATGCTTTGAGTTTTATTGCGCACCGAGATGAAGCCCAGAAACGGGCGCGGCAAATGACCTCAATGCTCAAGAAATTAATTCCGCGGCAAAATTTTGAAGTTGATATTCAGGGAGCAATTGGAGCTAAAATTATTTCGCGGGCAACAGTTAAGCCTTATCGTAAAGATGTAACGTGGAAAATTCATACAGGTGACCCTGATCGGCGAGCTAAACTATTAGAAAAGCAAAAACGTGGTAAAAAACGGATGAAGGCTGTGGGTCGTGTTGAAGTGCCACAAGATGCTTTTATGGCAGTTTTAAAAATGAATGACGATGATCTGAATGCAAAGTAA
- the dnaJ gene encoding molecular chaperone DnaJ encodes MAQEDYYSVLGVDRSASDKEINSAYRKLAKKYHPDLNHEPGAEKKYKEVNEAYEVLHDKQKRAQYDQFGSAGVNGQGGFGGAGQGYGNFNGFGDFGDIFNDFFGGGTGGGQRQANPTAPTRGQDLDYTLTIDFMDAITGKKTQVSYTRSETCSTCQGTGAEKGTHPVTCDKCHGSGYMTVTQKSMLGMIRRQTVCDKCHGRGVIIEHPCQTCHGKGTVNGNNTIEVNIPAGIDNGQQLRYEGQGEAGKNGGPYGDLYISYRIKPSKDFERNGNTIYTTVPISFAQATLGDEISIKTVHGKSKLKIPAGTQPNKKFTLRGEGVPYLRGNGNGDQVTTVQVQIPESINDKQKQALVDFVKAGGGSITPQEKGFFERLKEKLK; translated from the coding sequence ATGGCACAAGAAGATTATTATAGTGTGCTAGGCGTTGATCGTAGCGCCAGTGATAAAGAAATTAACTCTGCTTACCGTAAATTAGCTAAGAAGTACCATCCAGATTTAAATCATGAACCTGGTGCCGAAAAAAAGTATAAAGAAGTTAATGAAGCTTATGAAGTTTTGCATGACAAGCAAAAGCGGGCACAATATGATCAATTTGGTTCAGCTGGTGTCAATGGTCAAGGTGGCTTTGGTGGTGCAGGCCAAGGCTATGGTAACTTCAACGGCTTTGGCGATTTTGGCGATATTTTTAATGATTTCTTTGGTGGTGGTACTGGTGGCGGCCAGCGTCAAGCCAATCCAACAGCACCAACCCGTGGACAAGATCTTGATTATACATTGACCATTGACTTTATGGATGCTATTACTGGTAAAAAGACTCAAGTTTCTTATACGCGTAGTGAAACTTGTTCAACTTGTCAGGGAACAGGTGCTGAAAAGGGTACACATCCAGTTACTTGTGATAAATGTCATGGTTCAGGTTATATGACAGTAACTCAAAAGTCGATGTTGGGGATGATTCGCCGGCAGACAGTTTGTGATAAGTGCCATGGTCGTGGTGTCATTATTGAGCATCCATGTCAAACTTGTCACGGTAAGGGAACTGTTAATGGCAATAATACAATTGAAGTTAATATTCCGGCAGGAATTGATAATGGTCAGCAACTACGCTATGAAGGTCAGGGAGAAGCTGGCAAGAATGGTGGGCCTTATGGTGACTTGTATATTAGTTACCGTATTAAGCCATCTAAGGACTTTGAGCGTAATGGTAATACTATTTATACAACAGTACCAATTTCCTTTGCTCAGGCAACTTTAGGTGATGAAATCAGTATTAAGACGGTGCACGGTAAGAGTAAGTTGAAGATTCCAGCAGGAACCCAACCGAATAAGAAATTTACATTGCGCGGTGAAGGTGTACCATACTTGCGCGGTAATGGTAACGGTGATCAAGTTACAACAGTGCAAGTTCAAATTCCAGAATCAATTAATGATAAGCAAAAGCAGGCCTTGGTTGACTTTGTAAAAGCTGGTGGTGGTTCAATTACCCCACAAGAAAAAGGCTTCTTTGAACGTTTAAAAGAAAAATTGAAGTAA